Within Kamptonema formosum PCC 6407, the genomic segment AAAAAGCAGCCTTAACAGCTTTTCAATTAGTTCGGCTTGCTCAAGTGTGAAAGTACAGCTTGCTATAAATGACACGAGTTACAGCTTGTATCTGCCAGGGTAAAAGGTAACTTTCCTTGCATCTTTTTCAACATTATGGGATATTGAATTGAAAAACTAATTCAAATAGAAACTTATGGCAACTGAGCAAGAGCTTCAATCTCTTTTTAATGCCTTGGATCGCGATCAAGATGGCAAAGTATCGAGTAATGAGCTTTTTTAAGTCCTGGGTTAAATGCAGTCATTTTAGCAGAAACAGGTACTAGCCCTGCGGAACTGCTAGCGACGTCTCGAGATGAAGAGGGTAATATTACCTTTGAAGCCTTGAAACAAGCTGTTAAGAAAGCAGGGAATTTAGAATAAGCGCGATCGCCCAGCCAGCAGCGATTGAAATAAAATCATTTATCCAAGTGGATGAGTGTCTTCCCCNNNNNNNNNNNNNNNNNNNNNNNNNNNNNNNNNNNNNNNNNNNNNNNNNNNNNNNNNNNNNNNNNNNNNNNNNNNNNNNNNNNNNNNNNNNNNNNNNNNNCCAGATTTATTACCCTTCGATGATGGTCGTGATGTTACGATTTGTTTCGACTACCGCCCCGGTGATTATTTCAAGTCCCCCGAATGGGTCAACGCGGCTATCCTTGGCAAACTCTTCAAACAGTCCACAGTCAAAATTGCCAGACTCCCAGGCCCGCAGAAAGGAATTGATGATTTTGCAGTTGCTGGTGGCGACGTTGCCCAAGTCCTAGCCGCCGCTGAATCCCTCAAACAATTGCAGGATGAGCGCCTGTGGCGTTTTTGCTACAAGGGCTTCTCTCCTGAGAAAAAAGTAAACCAGCGCTACCTCGACATAGAAGCCCCTGAACCCGGCAAAATTATAGCTCCCAAATCGGGCCTAGCCACCGGAAAAACTCAATTGTTGGCTGATAAGGTTGCAACGCAACCAGGGAAGCAAATCAACATCGGCTACCGTAACAGCTTACTGCTACAGCAGGCTCAAAAGATTGGTAGCTATCACCTAGATGAGCATGATGGCCGCCGTTTTTTTGAAGATCCTAACGCTCGGATCAGCCTGTGTTGGGATTCCCTGCTGAAGCTTCCCCCTGAAATTTTCGAGGGGGCACATATTATTTTGGATGAAGCTTCAAGCAGTATCAAGCATCTGCTCACCAGTAGCACTTGCAAAGAGAAAAGGCTTGAAATTCTCGATTATCTAGAAAAGATTGGCCCTACCGTTGGGGGGGTAATCGCGCTTGATGGTAATCTCAAAGATTCAGATATTCAATATTTGGAAGAAATCTTCAAGATGCCATCGGTGAAAATTGAAAATGAATTTAAGGGCGATACGCCGCCCGTAACCTTCCTTGAGCTTCCCAAAGGCAGATATCGGATTGCCAAGGCAGAATTTGAATGGCTAGCAAGGGCAATCATGGATGCTGATTGCCCCGCAATTGCCACAGATTCCCTCAATGATGCCGAAGCCCTTTACAAAAAGTTGACGGCTCAAGGCAAAAAAGGCATTTTATTAAGCAGCAAAACAGCTACTAAGAAATGGGCTAAGGAATTTCTAGCTAATCCTGATGAGTACATCAGAAAGCACAAGCCAGAATTTATCATCTTTACCCCAACTGCTGAAAGCGGTCTCGATATTTCAATCAAAGAAAAGATTGATAATTTGGAGATTGGGAATTATTTCTCTGATGTTTTCTGCATTTTTCGCGGGGTCATTGGCGTTGATGAATGCCTCCAAATGTCTCGCCGGGTAAGGCATCCAGAAAGGATTGTGATCTGCTGTGCTGAGCGTAAATTTGCCAGCAATAATGATTCTAATCCCTTTTCAGGTCAGCTAATCAAAGACATTGAAGAGCGGGTAACGGCTGAAATGAAAGCACTTTCTCCTGAAGAAAATACAGCCGCAATCAAAGAAGCAATCAAGGCTCAAATTGATTCCCCACACCTAGAAGCTTGGGCGAAAATTAAGGGCAAAGATGCAGTTGAAGCGCGTAACTTACGGCGGTTTCTACTTAAATCTTTTGAGGATGGTGGCTATGAAGTTAATCGAATTAGTTTCTCGGATTTGCTTAATCCTGATGCCATTTACGATGAGGGAATGAGCTTTGCTGATGCTAAAAAGCTTTCTAAAGAAGAAGAAGCAAAGCAGATTTTCAATTCTGAATTTATCACCCTAGAAAAATACTTAGAAATTGAGGGAAGCAATGCTGAATGGGAGGATTGCTGCAAAGCCATCAAATATCGCCTTTTAGCGCGGCTACCAGGCATTGAAAATACTGAGCTTTGGACTTGGGAGTTTGTTTACCGTATCCGCTTCACTGACAGAGATTTGCTCAATCAGCTCTATGCCAACTGGAAACTTGAAAACCCTATTGATGCTGAACTGC encodes:
- a CDS encoding plasmid replication protein, CyRepA1 family — its product is PDLLPFDDGRDVTICFDYRPGDYFKSPEWVNAAILGKLFKQSTVKIARLPGPQKGIDDFAVAGGDVAQVLAAAESLKQLQDERLWRFCYKGFSPEKKVNQRYLDIEAPEPGKIIAPKSGLATGKTQLLADKVATQPGKQINIGYRNSLLLQQAQKIGSYHLDEHDGRRFFEDPNARISLCWDSLLKLPPEIFEGAHIILDEASSSIKHLLTSSTCKEKRLEILDYLEKIGPTVGGVIALDGNLKDSDIQYLEEIFKMPSVKIENEFKGDTPPVTFLELPKGRYRIAKAEFEWLARAIMDADCPAIATDSLNDAEALYKKLTAQGKKGILLSSKTATKKWAKEFLANPDEYIRKHKPEFIIFTPTAESGLDISIKEKIDNLEIGNYFSDVFCIFRGVIGVDECLQMSRRVRHPERIVICCAERKFASNNDSNPFSGQLIKDIEERVTAEMKALSPEENTAAIKEAIKAQIDSPHLEAWAKIKGKDAVEARNLRRFLLKSFEDGGYEVNRISFSDLLNPDAIYDEGMSFADAKKLSKEEEAKQIFNSEFITLEKYLEIEGSNAEWEDCCKAIKYRLLARLPGIENTELWTWEFVYRIRFTDRDLLNQLYANWKLENPIDAELLQRQNGTVSLELSCLT
- a CDS encoding EF-hand domain-containing protein, which gives rise to MATEQELQSLFNALDRDQDGKVSSNELF